A region from the Muribaculum gordoncarteri genome encodes:
- a CDS encoding Na/Pi cotransporter family protein, giving the protein MNYTLLDFLALLGSVGLFLYGMKVMSEGLQKAAGDRLRNILSAMTRNRFTGTLTGFAITALIQSSSASTVMVVSFVNAGLMTLAQSMAVIFGANVGTTFTAWIIALFGFKVDTSLFILPLIACSVPLLFSKKSRTKSIGEFLIGFSFLFMGLDMISDYVPDLQSNPEMFAFLERYASMGFTSVLLFLLVGIIVTAVIQSSAATFAIVLIMCTKGWISFDLACAVVLGSNIGTTITPLLASMSGNVAAKRTAMGHLLFNALGIIWTLCVFYPFVNLNVWITEALGQGNPETLFTYVNTLEDTQPDIYNQLFAGSLPAGHEVLAKIAMMQFSVSFGLSMFHTVFNLINLSIMIWLTGMYVKIVEKLIPAKHKEDEEFQLKFISAGLLSASELNIAQAEKEMTVYAQRVQRMIDMAENLVHSKEKSEEFSQLFSRLEKYEEISDRMEIEIANYLNRCAEGRLSNEGKLHIAAMLNIVSEIESIADCCFGCAKILIRKQESGVDFTELIYKNIDTMFGYLKEAMTDMIELLSDVEKAREVAIIRSYNKEREINNLRNQLRTNNVENINNKVYEYQSGIYYMDIINDLEKMGDYIINVVDTIRDHFRKHVA; this is encoded by the coding sequence ATGAACTATACATTATTAGACTTTTTAGCTCTCCTCGGTTCCGTCGGTTTGTTCCTCTACGGAATGAAAGTGATGAGCGAAGGCCTCCAGAAGGCTGCGGGCGACCGCTTGCGTAACATCCTTTCGGCAATGACCCGCAACAGATTCACAGGTACATTGACCGGTTTTGCCATCACCGCCCTGATTCAGAGCTCGTCGGCCTCCACCGTAATGGTAGTCAGCTTCGTAAATGCAGGCTTGATGACGCTGGCCCAATCAATGGCGGTCATCTTCGGAGCAAATGTGGGTACGACATTCACGGCATGGATCATAGCCCTGTTCGGATTCAAAGTCGACACATCGCTCTTCATCCTCCCGCTCATAGCATGTTCCGTCCCGTTGCTCTTCTCAAAGAAAAGCCGCACCAAGTCCATAGGCGAGTTCCTGATAGGATTCTCATTCCTCTTCATGGGTTTGGACATGATAAGCGACTATGTCCCCGACCTTCAGAGCAATCCCGAAATGTTTGCCTTCCTCGAGCGTTACGCATCGATGGGCTTCACTTCAGTGCTGCTGTTCCTGCTTGTGGGTATAATAGTCACGGCAGTCATCCAGTCGTCGGCGGCGACATTCGCCATAGTACTTATAATGTGTACCAAGGGATGGATATCATTTGACCTTGCCTGTGCCGTAGTGCTCGGCAGCAACATAGGAACCACCATAACGCCGCTGCTCGCGTCAATGAGCGGAAACGTTGCGGCAAAACGAACGGCGATGGGACACCTGCTGTTCAACGCCCTCGGCATAATATGGACTTTGTGTGTATTCTATCCGTTTGTCAACCTCAACGTGTGGATAACCGAAGCCCTCGGACAAGGCAATCCGGAAACTCTGTTTACCTACGTGAATACTCTCGAAGATACACAGCCCGACATATACAACCAACTCTTTGCCGGCAGTCTTCCGGCAGGACATGAAGTGCTGGCCAAGATCGCCATGATGCAGTTCAGCGTGTCATTCGGCCTCTCAATGTTCCACACCGTGTTCAATCTCATCAACCTTTCGATAATGATATGGCTCACGGGAATGTATGTGAAGATTGTCGAGAAGCTAATCCCCGCAAAGCACAAGGAGGACGAAGAGTTCCAGCTCAAATTCATATCGGCCGGCTTGCTCAGTGCTTCAGAACTCAACATAGCCCAGGCCGAGAAGGAGATGACCGTATATGCCCAACGCGTACAGCGCATGATCGACATGGCGGAAAACCTCGTACACTCCAAGGAGAAGAGCGAGGAGTTCTCGCAACTGTTCTCGCGGCTTGAGAAATATGAGGAGATTTCCGACCGCATGGAAATCGAAATCGCCAACTACCTCAACCGATGCGCCGAGGGGCGACTCTCCAATGAAGGTAAACTCCACATCGCCGCGATGCTCAACATCGTCAGCGAAATCGAGAGCATAGCCGACTGCTGCTTCGGATGCGCCAAGATACTCATACGCAAGCAGGAGAGCGGTGTCGACTTCACCGAATTGATATACAAGAACATCGACACGATGTTTGGCTACCTGAAAGAGGCTATGACCGACATGATAGAGCTGCTCAGCGATGTAGAAAAAGCAAGGGAAGTGGCCATCATACGCTCCTACAACAAAGAGCGTGAGATCAACAACCTGCGCAATCAGCTGCGCACCAACAATGTCGAGAACATCAACAACAAGGTGTACGAGTATCAGTCGGGCATATACTACATGGACATTATCAACGACCTCGAAAAGATGGGCGACTATATAATAAATGTAGTAGACACGATTCGCGACCATTTTCGCAAGCATGTTGCTTAA